The Streptomyces griseiscabiei genomic sequence AAGGGACACGATGTCGCCGGTCATCGGCCCAGCCATCCGCCGTCGACGGGCAGGACGGCGCCGTGGACATAGGCGGCGGCGTCGGAGGCCAGGAACAGCGTGGCGCCCGCGAGGTCGTCCGCGGTGCCCCAGCGCCCGGCCGGGATACGGGCGAGGATCGCCTCGCTGCGGTCCGGATCGTCGCGCAGGGCCTGGGTGTTGTCGGTGGCGATGTAGCCCGGGGCGATCGCGTTGACGTTGACGCCGTGCGCGGCCCACTCGTTGGCCAGGGCCTTGGTCAGACCGGCGATGCCGTGCTTGGCGGCGGTGTAGCCGGGGACGGTGATGCCGCCCTGGAAACTGAGCAGCGACGCCGTGAAGATGACCTTCCCCCGGCCGCGTGCCACCATGGCCGCGCCCACGGCCCGGGTCAGGGCGAACTGCGCGTGGAGATTGACCTGGAGCACCAGGTCCCAGTCCTCGTCGCCGTGTTCGGCGGCCGGGGCCCGGCGGATGGTGCCCGCGTTGTTGACCAGGATGTCCACCGGGCGTGCGCGTCCGGCGAGTTCCTCGCCCAGCGCCCGTACGGCGTCGGGGTCGGCGAAGTCCGTGCGGATCGCCTCGAAGGAGCGGCCGGCGGCGTGCACGTCCTTCTCCACCGAGCTGCCCGACTCCTCCAGGCCGGCGCTGACGCCGATGATGTCGGCCCCGGCCTCGGCGAGCGCGCGCGCCATGGCCCGGCCGATGCCTCGGCGGGCGCCGGTGACGACGGCGAGCCGTCCGGTCAGGTCGAAGGGGTGCGCGGCGGTCATGCGAGGGCTCCCGTCGTGTCGTTCGTCGTGTCGTTCCCGCAGTCCACGAGGATCTTCATCACGTCGCCGCCGGCCTCCAGGGCCTCGAACGCCGACGGTGCCTCGGTGAGCCCGACGACCTTGCTGATCAGCCGGTCGGCGGGGATCGTGCCGTCCGCGATCAGGCCCACCGCCCGCTCGAAGTCCGCGCGGTCGTACAACCGGGCGCCGACAAGGGTGAGTTCGCGCCAGAAGAAGCGGTGCAGGTTGATCTCGCGGGGCCGGGGGTGGATGGCGACGAGGCACAGCCGGCCGCGCACCCCCAGCACCTCCACCGCCGTGTCGACGCCGCCCGCGGCGCCGGACACCTCGAAGGCGACGTCCGCGCCCGCGTCGCCCGTCCACCGCCGTACCAGCTCGGCGATGTCCTGTGCGGCGGGATCCCAGGTCGCCAGGCCCAGTTCCTCGGCGACGATGCGCCGGTGGCCGCTCAGCTCGACGACCCGGACATCGGCTCCGGCGGACCGCGCCACCAGGGCGATCAGGATGCCCACCGGTCCGCCGCCGACCACGACGACCCGCTCGCCGTCCCGGACTCCGGCGCGGCCGACGTCGTGCACGGCCACCGCCGTGGGTTCGACGAGGGCCGCCCGGTCCAGGGGGACCGCGTCGGGCAGGCGGACGAGTGTGGAGGCGGGCACCACCCAGCGCTGCTGCATCGCGCCGGGAGAGTCGATGCCGATGAAGTCGAGGTTCTGGCAGACGTGCCGATGACCCGCCAGGCAGGCGGCGCAGGTGTCGTCCCAGCGCAGCGGCATCACGGTCACCGCGTCGCCCGCGCTCCAGCCCTCGACCTCCGCTCCCACCCGGACGATCCGTCCGGACATCTCATGGCCGAGGACGGCGGGGGTGCTGACCCGGGAGTCCATGTCCCCGTGGAAGATGTGCAGGTCCGTGCCGCAGATACCGACGTAGGCCGGGGCAAGCTCCACCTCCCCGGGACCTGGCGGCGTGCTCGCGACGGGTCCCAGGTCCAGTGTGCGGGCGGCGGTGTAGCGGACGGAGAGTGACGTGGTCATCGTGATCCCAGGGTTGCTTCGGGGCGCACACCGATGGTGAGCAGAAGGTTGGCGTAGGTGCGGATGTCGGCGGTGACGACGGCCAGCGCCAGGTCGGGGGAGCGGGCGGCGTCGTAGAACGCGAAGCGGCCGAGCGTCGTGACGGGGACGGGCGCCAGCACGGAGCGATACTCGGTGATGGCCGGCGGCTCCGGTTCGCCCTCCGGGGGCACCATGACGTGGGCCGATTCCACGGGCAGGGCGCGCAGCAGCACGTCCAGCACCGTGGTGACGTCCAACAGGCCCGGAGCCAGGTTGAGATGCACCGTCCTGGCACGTTCGCCGACGGCCGTGCCCGCCGGGTAGTGGCCGTCGGCGAGCAGGACGCGCGCCCCGTGACCGGAGCCGGCCAGGGCTTCCAGGATGCCGGGATGCAGGAGTTCGGTCAGGAGCATGGCTGTGTCCTTCGCGCGGT encodes the following:
- a CDS encoding RbsD/FucU domain-containing protein codes for the protein MLLTELLHPGILEALAGSGHGARVLLADGHYPAGTAVGERARTVHLNLAPGLLDVTTVLDVLLRALPVESAHVMVPPEGEPEPPAITEYRSVLAPVPVTTLGRFAFYDAARSPDLALAVVTADIRTYANLLLTIGVRPEATLGSR
- a CDS encoding SDR family oxidoreductase; this translates as MTAAHPFDLTGRLAVVTGARRGIGRAMARALAEAGADIIGVSAGLEESGSSVEKDVHAAGRSFEAIRTDFADPDAVRALGEELAGRARPVDILVNNAGTIRRAPAAEHGDEDWDLVLQVNLHAQFALTRAVGAAMVARGRGKVIFTASLLSFQGGITVPGYTAAKHGIAGLTKALANEWAAHGVNVNAIAPGYIATDNTQALRDDPDRSEAILARIPAGRWGTADDLAGATLFLASDAAAYVHGAVLPVDGGWLGR
- a CDS encoding zinc-dependent alcohol dehydrogenase produces the protein MTTSLSVRYTAARTLDLGPVASTPPGPGEVELAPAYVGICGTDLHIFHGDMDSRVSTPAVLGHEMSGRIVRVGAEVEGWSAGDAVTVMPLRWDDTCAACLAGHRHVCQNLDFIGIDSPGAMQQRWVVPASTLVRLPDAVPLDRAALVEPTAVAVHDVGRAGVRDGERVVVVGGGPVGILIALVARSAGADVRVVELSGHRRIVAEELGLATWDPAAQDIAELVRRWTGDAGADVAFEVSGAAGGVDTAVEVLGVRGRLCLVAIHPRPREINLHRFFWRELTLVGARLYDRADFERAVGLIADGTIPADRLISKVVGLTEAPSAFEALEAGGDVMKILVDCGNDTTNDTTGALA